In Zingiber officinale cultivar Zhangliang chromosome 1A, Zo_v1.1, whole genome shotgun sequence, a genomic segment contains:
- the LOC122038537 gene encoding deoxynucleoside triphosphate triphosphohydrolase SAMHD1 homolog, protein MGEYCNQGGSVPQLRLPSLYLDGEAAGDRRFLKHVFDNVHGNITLDPLSLKFIDTEQFQRLRDLKQLGLTYLVYPGAVHTRFEHSLGVYWLAGESLRFLQTYHGAEIDIDSYDIQIVKLAGLLHDIGHGPFSHLFEHEFLPQVLPGSEWSHEQMSIELVDYMVDEHHIEIDSDHLRKVKEMIVASSKFAVPRSSKEKQFLYDIVANGRNGIDVDKFDYIARDCRACGLGCNFQFQRLFEGMRVMGDEICYPAKEYLSIHKLFSARADLHRTVYTHSKVKSIELMAVDALVKANGYLKISSYPFDPAEYWKLDDTILKTIEFADSKKLKESKEIIQRIRRRDLYQFCNEYAVPKEKLEHFKNITPQDIICSQKANGINLKAEDIVVSNVKIDLTRGKHNPLESISFFKDYYSEEKFNITDDRISHLLPACCQDRIVRVYAKKPELVEAVSEAFENLQLKMYGVKTQVHETPEKKRRRA, encoded by the exons ATGGGTGAGTACTGTAACCAAGGGGGTTCGGTGCCGCAGCTGCGGCTGCCGTCTCTGTATCTTGACGGCGAGGCGGCCGGCGACCGTAGATTCTTGAAACATGTCTTCGATAACGTCCACGGGAACATCACTCTCGATCCG TTGAGCTTGAAGTTTATTGACACCGAACAGTTTCAGAG GCTACGAGATCTTAAGCAGCTAG GTCTCACATACTTGGTGTATCCTGGTGCCGTGCACACACGATTTGAGCATTCCTTGGGTGTTTATTGGCTTGCTGGGGAGTCACTTCGCTTTCTTCAAACTTATCAT GGAGCGGAGATTGATATTGATTCCTATGATATCCAGATAGTTAAACTTGCAG gcCTTCTGCATGACATTGGCCATGGACCTTTCAGTCACTTATTTGAACATGaatttcttcctcaagttctCCCTGGATCAGAGTg GTCGCATGAACAAATGTCAATAGAGTTGGTGGATTACATGGTTGATGAGCACCACATTGAAATTGATTCTGACCATCTTAGAAAAGTTAAA GAAATGATCGTAGCCAGCTCCAAGTTTGCTGTACCAAGG AGTTCGAAAGAGAAGCAATTTCTGTATGACATTGTTGCTAATGGTCGCAATGGAATTGATGTTGACAA GTTTGATTATATTGCTCGTGACTGCAGAGCTTGTGGCCTTGGCtgtaattttcaatttcaaaG ATTGTTTGAAGGGATGCGTGTTATGGGTGATGAGATATGCTATCCAGCAAAAGAGT ACCTCAGTATTCACAAATTGTTTTCGGCACGTGCTGATCTTCACAGGACTGTGTATACTCACTCCAAAGTAAAG AGCATCGAACTAATGGCTGTGGATGCACTTGTAAAAGCTAATGGTTACCTGAAAATATCTTCATATCCCTTTGATCCTGCTGAATACTGGAAG TTGGACGACACAATATTAAAAACCATTGAGTTTGCTGACAGCAAAAAACTGAAAGAATCTAAAGAAATAATCCAGCGCATACGCCGTAGGGATTTATATCAG TTCTGCAATGAATATGCTGTTCCAAAGGAGAAACTAGAGCATTTCAAGAACATCACTCCACAAGATATTATATGTTCTCAG AAAGCTAATGGAATAAATTTGAAGGCAGAAGATATTGTTGTGAGCAATGTCAAAATTGATTTGACTCGAGGGAAACACAACCCTCTCGAGAG CATCAGCTTTTTCAAG GATTATTACAGTGAGGAGAAATTTAACATCACAGACGATCGCATCAGCCACCTTCTGCCTGCCTGCTGTCAAGACAGAATTGTGAGAGTTTATGCCAAGAAACCAGAATTG GTAGAGGCAGTTTCTGAGGCTTTtgagaatctccaactgaaaatgTACGGAGTCAAAACTCAAGTTCATGAAACACCAGAGAAGAAGAGACGACGGGCATAG